The nucleotide window ATGTTTGATGATTTCCGTAACTGAATTTTTATTAATAATAAATTTCCGGTTTATTTTAAAGAAAATTGCAGGATTCAGCTTCTGAATAATATCTTTAATAGTATCATCATAAATATAAGTCTGATGATCTTTAGTAGTCAGGAAAAGGTATTTCCCGGAGGCAAAAAAGTAGGCAGTATTATGTTCGTCTATTGATTTTAATTTATTCCCTTCTCTTACCATGAAGCGTTTCATCACCTCACCTTCTGTCTGGCTTAATGAAGAAATAGATTTAAGTACCGGTTCAGGGTCGAAATTGTTTCTTATGGAGATAAATTTCTGTAAAGCTTTATGGAGATCCCCCTCTTCAAAAGGCTTCAGAAGATAATCAATGGTAAAATGCCTGAAGACTCTCATGGCATATTCATCAAATGCGGTAATAAAAATAACCGGGGTAAAAAGTTCTACCTGTTCGAAGATTTCCAGACTCATCCCATCACCAAGATGGATATCCATAAAAATAAGATCTGCTGAATCTTTCTCAAAAAAATCAATTGCCTGCTTTTTGGAACGAAGAATAACAGTCTCTGTAACAGGGACTATGCTCTGTATATCCAAAAGATTTTTCAGATAATTAACAGCCAGCAGCTCATCTTCTATAATGGCAATTTTCATAACGATGCAAAAGTACAAAAAAACCGCTGAAACAATTAAGTTCAAGCGGTTTCCTCTGTATTGAATTTGATATGAAGTTTTATAAATTAGGGTTATTCTTCTTCGCACTCATTGGATATTCAATGGTATATCGCGGATCATTCTGCTGAAGAATATACTCTTTGCCACTGATGGTGTGGCTTATTTTTTTCTGATTGGCTCTTCTTAAATCAAACCATCTCTGCCCTTCCAGAGCAAATTCTCTGAATCTCTCAACCAGGATAAAGTTCATAAATGCTGTAGAATCCATTGAAGACACTGCATTTTGTACTGAAGTATATCCGTCCGGAGTATATCTGTTTTTTACTACTTTCAGAAGTACTTCTTTAGCTTCATTAAGTTTATTTAACTTTAATAATGCTTCAGATTTTATAAAGTACAGTTCAGCGGTTCTGAAAGACACTTTAAATTCTAAACTCCCTCCTTTGATCACCTTATACTTACTTCCATTTTTTTCAAAATACATGCCAAGCCTTCTGTCGGTCGTAGTATTGTATGAAGAAATAAGCTCCGGAGATGCAAAAGATAAATTCTTAATAGAATTATCCCAGGTATTGTCCAAAGCCATAATAGATTCTGGGGAAGCATAATGGTTGGGCGGAGTATTTACGGTATTTAAATTAGCAAGATCTGCTTTTACCGCCAGTACCTGATCTGCATAGTTTAAAGCTTTGTTCCAGTCTCCTTCGTATAGAGCTGTTCTTGCTTCAAAAGCCAGCAATGCAGTTTTTGAGAACCTGTAATTGACTCCCAGTGGCTGCTTCTGCTCAACCATCAGATCTTCTGCTTTTTTCATATCTGCATGAACCTGATTGTATACTTCCTGTACGGATGATGGTTTCAATACCTGTTCAAGATCAATTTCAAGATTAATTGGAACCCCTCTGTCGGTAGCAGCCGTGGCACTGTTGTATGGCTTTCCGTATAAATTTACCATATCAAAATACAGATAGGCACGAAGCGCATAAGCCTCTGCTAAAATCTGGTTTTTCTCAGGAGAATCCTGCATAGTTTTGCTTCCCTCATTAATAATCTGATTCAGATAGAAGTTCACAGAATAAAAGCTTACCCATGGAAATTCCGTAGAGGCCTGATCATTATTTGAATCTTTCCACATGGCAATCTCACGATAAGAGATAAAATCCGTAGAATTATCATCAATATTCACCTCATCGGTACGAAGGGCTACCAGAGATTTGTGAACAGGATATTTTGAATAGGCAGACGTAAGAACTTTCCGGTAATCTTCGGTAGTTTCAGGAATAATTTTTCCTTCAGGCTGAATATCCAGAAACCTGTCACATCCGATATTGATTAAACTGATTGCTGAAAGTGCTATGATTGTTGTAATTTTTCTCATTTTTCTCAAATTTTAAAAAGAAACATTAAATCCTACAGTTACCGACTTGGTGATAGGCTGTGCATAAATATTACCATACGTTTCCGGATCGAAATATCCTTTATATCCGTTACTGAAAACGAAAAGGTTACGTCCTTCAACGCTCAGTCTCAAACTGGAAATCCCCATAGGATTGGTAAATTCTTTAGGAAGCGTATATCCTAAACGGATACTGCTGATTCTGATGTAGCTGATCTCTTTCGCCCAAACATCCAATAAGCTGTACGCATTTGAACGGTTTCCGGCAAACCATTTATTGGCCATCCATCCATCAGGATTAGCATCCATATCAGGACTCGTAATACCCGGAAGTGAACTTCCTGCTTCATAGATATCTCTTGTATAATTTCTTCCTCTGTCCAGCTCCATACCGCGGTAAGACGGAGTTCTCATTACGGTCTGCTTCAGGTTGAATGTCGCAGAAATTGTAAGATCAAAATTACTTACCTTAAAGGTATTGATAATCCCTCCGGTAAATTTCGGGTCTCTGTCTCCTACATAGGTAAACAGGCTTCTCAGCTCAGCGTTTGAAAGCTTTGTATCTACCAACTGTCCCGGAAGAAAGTCTGCATATACATCATATAACTTAAAGAATTCTGCTGCCGAAATCTTCTGATCACCTTTCCAGAATAATGGGTTTCCGTGTTCATCCATTCCTGCAGTTTTCAAAGCAAAAACAGCATTTACAGGAAGTCCTTCTCTTGACGGAAGCAATGAGTTATCACGTGGCTGCTCACTTAATACTCTACTTTTGTTATGAGCAAAGTTGATGGTAGTTGTCCACTTGAAATTATCATGATTGATGTTTCTGGTCGATATTGCCAGTTCAAAACCTTTGTTGGTTAAGCTTCCCCAGTTCATCATCGTATATTCGAACCCGGTTTCAAGAGGGGTTTCTTTCATACTGATCATATCTGTACCTTTTCTGCTGTAGACATCAGCGGTAAGGCTTACACGGTTATTGAACAATCCTAAATCAAGCCCTAAGTTGGTATTGGTTGTTTTTTCCCATCTCAGTTTATCGTTCGGAGGGCTGAGAACATTAATAATTGCTTCTTTTCCTCCCGGAAGAATGGTTGCATCATTATATTCACCAATAAAGAATGGTGATGTATTTCTGTCGATATTTCCCTGAAGACCGTAAGATGCTCTAAGCCTAAGGTTAGATACCGCAGAAATATTTTTCATAAAGTCTTCTTTCGTTACCAGCCATGATCCTGAAACTGCCCAGATCGGAAGATATTTATATTTTTTATTTACCCCGAAAAGATTGGTTCCGTCATATCTCACACTTCCAAAGAATGTATACTTCTGGTCGTAAGTATAAGATGCTGTTGCAAACATGGAAGCATAAGCATTCTCAATTGGAGGATTTTCACGATAGGTTTCATATCTTTTATCTGCTGCAAAACTTGAATTCGGGAAAACAATGGCCGTAGCTCTTCTGGTCTTCGGATCATATCCGAAAGCTCTTGTAATCGTTGTATTATCTTCTGTTTTACGGATTTCCGTACCGGCCATCAAATCAATCTCATGTTTATTGATCTTTGTGCTGTATGCCGCCTGCAATTTCCAGTTGTACTGGAAGAAATCATTATCCCAGTTTTGTTTTACAGCACCAGCCGGCAGAAAGTAATTGTATTTACCGTCTTTGTAATAACGGGTATTTTCTTTCATTTTTCTGGTGAAGTAAGTATTCTCTGCTGCGAACTTCTCTGTTTTGTTGGCATCATACTGAATCCCTAACTGAGAGGTAAACCTTAAACTTTTTGAAGCTTTATATTCTAAATCTAAAATACCTTTCAAAGAGTTATTTTTCAGCGAATAATTGGTATTTTCTCTTTCCTCAAGGAAGTTGAAAGGAATATAACGGTCTTCAAAACCATCCATATCTCTATCATAATTGTAACTTCCATCTGCATTGAAAGGTTTCATGTAAGGATTGGCATTCCTTGAATAGTTAACCGGGTTTATTGAAGCATCAGCATCCGTTACAAAAGATGTACGTTCACTTTGTGTTCCGAAAATAGAGATTCCTGCATTTAACTTATCACTTAATTTGTAATTGTTTTTTAAAGTCAGGTTATACCTTTTAAAACCTGTCCCGATAGTTGTTCCTTCTTCATCATAGTATCCCAGGGAGAAATAGTAATCTGCACGGTCACTTCCTCCGGAAACACTTAATCCGTATTGTTTGTTGATAGCATTTCTGTACAACAGTTTGCCCCAGTCTGTATTGTTGTTTCTTAAACCGTTAATTTGCTGACGGGTGAATGAATTCAACGCGTCAAAACCACCGTTTCTGAAAACATCAAGCTGGTTGTTCTGAGTCAGAATTCTCATCACTTCTCCTTTATCTGCACGGTAAGTAAGATCTGCACGTTTGGCAAGCATCAGTTCCAGATCTACTTTTTCAGAAGCATTTAAAAGGTTTAGTTTATCAAAATCAGGGCGTGCTGTAACAAAAGTATCTGCAGAGAAATTCAGTTTTAAGCTTCCCTTTTTTCCTTTTTTGGTTGTGATGGAGATTACCCCGTTTGCAGCTCTTGCTCCGTAAATTGCCGTTGCAGCCGCATCTTTAAGGATGGTGATATCTTCAATATCGTTAGGGTTCAAACCTGCAATAGAGAAGTTCTGAAGCTGGTCAATATTGTCTTTATCCGTAAAGTTAGGCACATCATTTCCTTCCAACGGAAGACCATCGATTACCCATAGCGGATCCTGAGGTCCGGAAAGAGAAGCTGTACCCCTGATTCTGATTTTTGCAGGACTACCAGGAGCACCGGTTTCGGGAGTTACTGCCACACCAGCAATCTGCCCTGCCAGCATCTGGTCTACACTGGCCACACCAGCCTGGCTGATGTTGTCCATTTTTACAGTAGAAACTGCTGAAGTCTGCTTGCGCTTTTCAATTTTCTGGTAACCGGTGATAATTACTTCCTGGATTTTATTTTTATCTGAAACTTCAGAAGTCAGTCTGATGGTATAATTCGTTTGCCCTTCATTAAGCTGAATGACCCTGGATTCATAACCTGGAAAACTTACCAGTACGGATTTTGTATCGGCAGGGATTTCCAGTATGAATTTTCCGTCCTTATCAGTCACTGTACCTACTGATACACTTTCGATAATTCCTTCCAGTTCTGTTTTTGTAGACACTGACTGTGTCTCGATTTTTATAGATGCACCGCTGATAATATGGGATGTATTGGCATCTTCTATTTTCCCGGTGATGGTTTTCTTTTGCTGGGCCATTGCTATATTAGCAGCCAAAAGAGGTAAAAGTATTAGAGTTTTTTTCATTGCCGTTTATTTGTTTAAAGCCTCTTGTATACGAATGATTAAATCTGTGTAATGTGCTCTCGAAGCATCATCACCTCTGTACCTTGTTCTGTTCAGTAAGTCCAGAACCTTCTGAAGTTCTGCTCTCTTGTACGTAGTAACCTCAGATACTCTTTTCATGGATGAATAATTGATATTCCTCAAACCGTGATCATCTTCATGAAAATTACAGATGGTCGGGATCTTCAGGTTATCATCTGTTTTCAATCCTTTCACTGCCGTTTTCTCAAATAATTTGTTTACTGAAACAATTAAGGCATCCACATAATTTTTCTGTGTCATCTTTTCAAGCATCGTAAGGCTTCCTTTTTTACTGAAAATGGCTGTTCTCACCTGATCAAATAAATTCTCAACCGTATAGATTTCGTCTTTTGAGCCGGACATCTGATGTTTTAATTCATTTTCGAGCAGCCTAAGTAACCTGTCATCCATAAATAAAGAATAGATATTCGCATACTGCATTCCTCTTGCAAGGGTATACGGTGTCTGTTCAAATGGTCCCATTGGCGAATCTTTTACCGGGTACGTTTTTTCTGTAATCGGATTAAAGAATAACCATTCCGGAAGGTTGATGGCATTTTTAACAAGATAATCAACCGCTCTTCTCTGAATTTCTGCAGGAACCGCCTCGTAAGCTTTCTTTTTGTTTCCAAAAACTGTATTGTTCAGGTAAATTCCTCCTACATTCGCCATCACATGACCTGTGTACAGATCCCACTGCCCGATTACTCCCAGATACAGTTTTCCGGCATCTGTATAATCTTTACCATCTTCATAGGTCCATTGTAAAAGATTATTGATAACCACTTTCAGGTTTTTCATCCCGTATTCACTGGCTTTCATCGCATCATCTCCCAAATCTTCAGACTGTGAACGCGGATCAATAGTTTCAAGATAGCTCTGCTGTTCTCCATAGAAATACATCGGGTCATCCTGATGTTTTTCAATTAAGTTTTTCAGCGCTTTTTTCTCTGTGAATTCATCCGGATACCAACGGTAACCCCATTCTATGGCATATTTATCGTAAAGGCCAATTTTCGGAGTTATGGCTGTAACTCCATCTTCCGGCTGAGCTACGTAATTGTAACGGGCATAATCCATAATGGAAGGAGCTGTACCTCCCATTTTGTCTGTGAACTCTTTGGAGCGAAGCGATTCTACAGGAAAAGCAAAGGATGCTCCCATATTGTGCTTCAGTCCGAAAGTGTGTCCTACTTCATGAGATGAAACAAAACGGATGGCTTCACCCATATGTTCATCACTGAATTTATTTCCTCTTGCTTTTGGATCAATAGGCCCTGTCTGAATTCTCATCCAGTCATGAAGAGAAGTCATTACATTATGCCACCAGATAATATCTGCCTCGATAATTTCCCCGCTTCTCGGGTCTACTACTGATGGTCCCATTGCATTTGACTTTGGCGAAGCGGCGTAGGTAATCACAGAATATCTTACATCATCAATATCAAAATCTTCATCTTTCTCATCCGGCATTTTCGCAATCACTGCATTTTTGAATCCTGCCTGCTCAAACGCCGCCTGCCAGTCATGTACTCCGGCGATGATTTTCTCACGCCATTGTTTTGGTGTCGCCGGGTCGATATAATAAACAATCGGCTTCTTAGGCTCTACCAGCTCACCTCTTAAGTATTTTTCTTTATCTTCATCTTTGGGTTCAAGATTCCATTTGGTAATGAAGAATTTCTCATCCATTTTCTGCTGGTTGTCATTAAATGACCAGTGTTTTTCGGAGAAAAATCCGACTCTTGAATCCGCTACTCTTGGTTTCATCGGTATTTTAGAAAGCAGAACCAGATTGGTTGTAACTCCTAATGTTACCGGAAGATCTACGCCACCTTCATTGACAGAAGTAGACAATTGAGACTTCACCACAAGGTTCTTGGGAAAAGTTTTTACTCCTTCTATATAAGAAAGGCTTGACTTCACAGATCCTCCCAATCCTACATTGGCCAATACATCATTAAAGCTTTTCTGATTTCCGTCAAAAACTTTATTGACTTTAATCGCTACAGCTGTAGAGTCATTGTTTTGTGCTTCAATATCAAAGACTTCAATGACAGATTCTGAAAAATTGTCTTTTACAGATTTTGTAATGGCATCATTTTTTGGGGATGATACCTTAGGTACAACAGTTTTCACCCATACTTTTTTAGCTATAGGATCACGGTGGAAAGAGATGACTTTATTTTCATAATTCATTCCTTTGTTTAAACCTGCTTCATTCACCTGCATCGGTACCTGAGAAAGCTTGTTGACCACCAAAAACTGGCGCCCCATTAAGCTGTCAGGAATCTCAAAATAAATATCCGTTTTTACCTGAATGGTATTAAAAAGCCCTTTTTTATAGGTTCCTTTTTTGATCAGGTCTTCAATCTTTTTGGTTTTCTTGGAGGAAGAGGTTTCTGTCTTATCCGTTTTTTCTTTGTTGACCTTTACCGTATCTTTATCTTTTTTCTGTGCTACTGCCATTGGTGAAGCCACAGCAAGACCGAGATACAGTGCAAGCCTGTAATTCTTCATTAAAATAGTCCGATTCATTCCAAATAGTAAATATCTTAGTTTCAGCCGCAAAGCTATAGGTATCATGAATCATATATATAATATTAGGGAGTGAATGGTGATTTTTCGGGAGTGAATGGATTTTTATTTTCACTTCAATAAAGGCAAAAAACATATGAAATATTCACCATCTACAGAAATATGAAGAAGATTATTCTTAAAATACCCGTAAATCTGATTCAAATAATCAATTCCAAACTTCTCACCCGGTACCGGGTCTGTTTTAGGCTGCCAGGTGTTCTTTACCGTAATCCCATCTTCATCAACAATAATGATAATTTCCAGGGGTTGGTCTATGGTTGCTATATTATGTTTGGTTGCATTTTCCGTGGCGATCTGAAGGGATAAATACGGAATCCTTTTTTCCAGGCTTGCAGGAGCATTGATAATCAGTTCAAACCTCATCTCTTCATCAAACCTGCTTTTCAGAAGCTCCATATACTGCTGTATAAATTTGATTTCCTGAGAAACCGGAACAATATTTTCTTTCGGAGGCACGATCAGATACCGGTAAATCTTCGAAAGATTCATGGTAAATTTCTGGGCATTCTCTTTATTGATCCCAATCAGCATATAAAGGGAATTCAGTGAATTGAAAAGAAAGTGTGGATTGATATTGTTTTTAAGCTGCTGAAGCTGATTGATCACTTCGGCTTTGTGCATTTTTTCGTTTTCTATCAAAAGTAAATTCTTCTCCGACTGTATTTTTTCTT belongs to Chryseobacterium gleum and includes:
- a CDS encoding LytR/AlgR family response regulator transcription factor; protein product: MKIAIIEDELLAVNYLKNLLDIQSIVPVTETVILRSKKQAIDFFEKDSADLIFMDIHLGDGMSLEIFEQVELFTPVIFITAFDEYAMRVFRHFTIDYLLKPFEEGDLHKALQKFISIRNNFDPEPVLKSISSLSQTEGEVMKRFMVREGNKLKSIDEHNTAYFFASGKYLFLTTKDHQTYIYDDTIKDIIQKLNPAIFFKINRKFIINKNSVTEIIKHSSQKVELKLSPEPEVNTEVFISKPQIAECLNWLNT
- a CDS encoding RagB/SusD family nutrient uptake outer membrane protein, translating into MRKITTIIALSAISLINIGCDRFLDIQPEGKIIPETTEDYRKVLTSAYSKYPVHKSLVALRTDEVNIDDNSTDFISYREIAMWKDSNNDQASTEFPWVSFYSVNFYLNQIINEGSKTMQDSPEKNQILAEAYALRAYLYFDMVNLYGKPYNSATAATDRGVPINLEIDLEQVLKPSSVQEVYNQVHADMKKAEDLMVEQKQPLGVNYRFSKTALLAFEARTALYEGDWNKALNYADQVLAVKADLANLNTVNTPPNHYASPESIMALDNTWDNSIKNLSFASPELISSYNTTTDRRLGMYFEKNGSKYKVIKGGSLEFKVSFRTAELYFIKSEALLKLNKLNEAKEVLLKVVKNRYTPDGYTSVQNAVSSMDSTAFMNFILVERFREFALEGQRWFDLRRANQKKISHTISGKEYILQQNDPRYTIEYPMSAKKNNPNL
- a CDS encoding SusC/RagA family TonB-linked outer membrane protein, yielding MKKTLILLPLLAANIAMAQQKKTITGKIEDANTSHIISGASIKIETQSVSTKTELEGIIESVSVGTVTDKDGKFILEIPADTKSVLVSFPGYESRVIQLNEGQTNYTIRLTSEVSDKNKIQEVIITGYQKIEKRKQTSAVSTVKMDNISQAGVASVDQMLAGQIAGVAVTPETGAPGSPAKIRIRGTASLSGPQDPLWVIDGLPLEGNDVPNFTDKDNIDQLQNFSIAGLNPNDIEDITILKDAAATAIYGARAANGVISITTKKGKKGSLKLNFSADTFVTARPDFDKLNLLNASEKVDLELMLAKRADLTYRADKGEVMRILTQNNQLDVFRNGGFDALNSFTRQQINGLRNNNTDWGKLLYRNAINKQYGLSVSGGSDRADYYFSLGYYDEEGTTIGTGFKRYNLTLKNNYKLSDKLNAGISIFGTQSERTSFVTDADASINPVNYSRNANPYMKPFNADGSYNYDRDMDGFEDRYIPFNFLEERENTNYSLKNNSLKGILDLEYKASKSLRFTSQLGIQYDANKTEKFAAENTYFTRKMKENTRYYKDGKYNYFLPAGAVKQNWDNDFFQYNWKLQAAYSTKINKHEIDLMAGTEIRKTEDNTTITRAFGYDPKTRRATAIVFPNSSFAADKRYETYRENPPIENAYASMFATASYTYDQKYTFFGSVRYDGTNLFGVNKKYKYLPIWAVSGSWLVTKEDFMKNISAVSNLRLRASYGLQGNIDRNTSPFFIGEYNDATILPGGKEAIINVLSPPNDKLRWEKTTNTNLGLDLGLFNNRVSLTADVYSRKGTDMISMKETPLETGFEYTMMNWGSLTNKGFELAISTRNINHDNFKWTTTINFAHNKSRVLSEQPRDNSLLPSREGLPVNAVFALKTAGMDEHGNPLFWKGDQKISAAEFFKLYDVYADFLPGQLVDTKLSNAELRSLFTYVGDRDPKFTGGIINTFKVSNFDLTISATFNLKQTVMRTPSYRGMELDRGRNYTRDIYEAGSSLPGITSPDMDANPDGWMANKWFAGNRSNAYSLLDVWAKEISYIRISSIRLGYTLPKEFTNPMGISSLRLSVEGRNLFVFSNGYKGYFDPETYGNIYAQPITKSVTVGFNVSF
- a CDS encoding zinc-dependent metalloprotease; protein product: MKNYRLALYLGLAVASPMAVAQKKDKDTVKVNKEKTDKTETSSSKKTKKIEDLIKKGTYKKGLFNTIQVKTDIYFEIPDSLMGRQFLVVNKLSQVPMQVNEAGLNKGMNYENKVISFHRDPIAKKVWVKTVVPKVSSPKNDAITKSVKDNFSESVIEVFDIEAQNNDSTAVAIKVNKVFDGNQKSFNDVLANVGLGGSVKSSLSYIEGVKTFPKNLVVKSQLSTSVNEGGVDLPVTLGVTTNLVLLSKIPMKPRVADSRVGFFSEKHWSFNDNQQKMDEKFFITKWNLEPKDEDKEKYLRGELVEPKKPIVYYIDPATPKQWREKIIAGVHDWQAAFEQAGFKNAVIAKMPDEKDEDFDIDDVRYSVITYAASPKSNAMGPSVVDPRSGEIIEADIIWWHNVMTSLHDWMRIQTGPIDPKARGNKFSDEHMGEAIRFVSSHEVGHTFGLKHNMGASFAFPVESLRSKEFTDKMGGTAPSIMDYARYNYVAQPEDGVTAITPKIGLYDKYAIEWGYRWYPDEFTEKKALKNLIEKHQDDPMYFYGEQQSYLETIDPRSQSEDLGDDAMKASEYGMKNLKVVINNLLQWTYEDGKDYTDAGKLYLGVIGQWDLYTGHVMANVGGIYLNNTVFGNKKKAYEAVPAEIQRRAVDYLVKNAINLPEWLFFNPITEKTYPVKDSPMGPFEQTPYTLARGMQYANIYSLFMDDRLLRLLENELKHQMSGSKDEIYTVENLFDQVRTAIFSKKGSLTMLEKMTQKNYVDALIVSVNKLFEKTAVKGLKTDDNLKIPTICNFHEDDHGLRNINYSSMKRVSEVTTYKRAELQKVLDLLNRTRYRGDDASRAHYTDLIIRIQEALNK